In the genome of Candoia aspera isolate rCanAsp1 chromosome 1, rCanAsp1.hap2, whole genome shotgun sequence, one region contains:
- the LOC134487433 gene encoding veficolin-1-like isoform X2 — MTIWIGSCFIFLVALSVERGLSTQEETETNCCVQLKDLAQCRGGTTVLQGQAGIPGIPGVPGTNGLPGATGDPGPQGPPGGKGSDGIPGKAGPKGEKGDTGEPCRSEGCQQEEARARHCKELQGLGETLTGWYTIYPTPGKAMVVFCDMETDGGGWLVFQRRQDGSVDFYRDWESYKKGFGRQRSEFWLGNDKIHLLTSSGTQQLRIDVEDFNSSTTFAMYSSFRIANESENYRLTVGSYLDGNMGDSFSGHNGLAFSTKDKDNDTYEPKSCATIYHGAWWYGACHSSNLNGLYHKGEHTSYADGINWAAGRGHHYSYKYVDMKIRPQ; from the exons AGCTGAAGGACTTAGCACAATGCAGAGGTGGGACGACTGTTCTCCAGGGCCAGGCAGGGATACCTGGAATTCCAGGGGTGCCAGGAACAAATGGACTTCCTGGGGCCACGGGTGACCCAGGACCTCAGGGCCCCCCAG GTGGAAAGGGCTCTGATGGGATACCTGGAAAAGCTGGACCAAAGGGAGAGAAAGGGGA taCAGGGGAACCCTGCCGCTCGGAAGGCTGTCAGCAGGAAG aggcaAGAGCCAGACACTGCAAGGAGCTCCAGGGACTTGGAGAGACCCTGACTGGCTGGTACACGATCTACCCAACCCCAGGGAAAGCAATGGTGGTTTTTTGTGACATGGAGACAGATGGAGGAGGCTGGTTG GTCTTCCAGAGGCGACAGGATGGATCAGTTGATTTCTACCGTGACTGGGAATCATACAAGAAAGGATTTGGGAGGCAAAGatcagaattctggctgggcaATGATAAGATCCATCTTCTCACCAGCTCTG GAACACAGCAGCTGCGGATAGATGTGGAAGATTTCAATAGTTCCACAACCTTTGCGATGTATTCCAGTTTCAGAATCGCAAATGAAAGTGAAAACTACAGGCTAACGGTGGGCTCCTATTTGGATGGCAACATGG GTGACTCTTTCTCAGGACATAATGGCCTGGCATTCTCTACAAAAGACAAAGACAACGATACCTATGAACCCAAGAGCTGTGCCACAATTTATCATGGAGCCTGGTGGTACGGTGCCTGCCACTCTTCCAACCTGAATGGCCTGTATCACAAAGGGGAACATACCTCTTATGCTGATGGCATCAACTGGGCTGCTGGGAGGGGGCACCATTATTCTTACAAGTATGTGGACATGAAAATTAGACCTCAATAG
- the LOC134487433 gene encoding veficolin-1-like isoform X1, with amino-acid sequence MTIWIGSCFIFLVALSVERGLSTQEETETNCCVQLKDLAQCRGGTTVLQGQAGIPGIPGVPGTNGLPGATGDPGPQGPPGGKGSDGIPGKAGPKGEKGDKGEPCRSEGCQQEEARARHCKELQGLGETLTGWYTIYPTPGKAMVVFCDMETDGGGWLVFQRRQDGSVDFYRDWESYKKGFGRQRSEFWLGNDKIHLLTSSGTQQLRIDVEDFNSSTTFAMYSSFRIANESENYRLTVGSYLDGNMGDSFSGHNGLAFSTKDKDNDTYEPKSCATIYHGAWWYGACHSSNLNGLYHKGEHTSYADGINWAAGRGHHYSYKYVDMKIRPQ; translated from the exons AGCTGAAGGACTTAGCACAATGCAGAGGTGGGACGACTGTTCTCCAGGGCCAGGCAGGGATACCTGGAATTCCAGGGGTGCCAGGAACAAATGGACTTCCTGGGGCCACGGGTGACCCAGGACCTCAGGGCCCCCCAG GTGGAAAGGGCTCTGATGGGATACCTGGAAAAGCTGGACCAAAGGGAGAGAAAGGGGACAAAG GGGAACCCTGCCGCTCGGAAGGCTGTCAGCAGGAAG aggcaAGAGCCAGACACTGCAAGGAGCTCCAGGGACTTGGAGAGACCCTGACTGGCTGGTACACGATCTACCCAACCCCAGGGAAAGCAATGGTGGTTTTTTGTGACATGGAGACAGATGGAGGAGGCTGGTTG GTCTTCCAGAGGCGACAGGATGGATCAGTTGATTTCTACCGTGACTGGGAATCATACAAGAAAGGATTTGGGAGGCAAAGatcagaattctggctgggcaATGATAAGATCCATCTTCTCACCAGCTCTG GAACACAGCAGCTGCGGATAGATGTGGAAGATTTCAATAGTTCCACAACCTTTGCGATGTATTCCAGTTTCAGAATCGCAAATGAAAGTGAAAACTACAGGCTAACGGTGGGCTCCTATTTGGATGGCAACATGG GTGACTCTTTCTCAGGACATAATGGCCTGGCATTCTCTACAAAAGACAAAGACAACGATACCTATGAACCCAAGAGCTGTGCCACAATTTATCATGGAGCCTGGTGGTACGGTGCCTGCCACTCTTCCAACCTGAATGGCCTGTATCACAAAGGGGAACATACCTCTTATGCTGATGGCATCAACTGGGCTGCTGGGAGGGGGCACCATTATTCTTACAAGTATGTGGACATGAAAATTAGACCTCAATAG